A genomic region of Candidatus Marimicrobium litorale contains the following coding sequences:
- a CDS encoding TetR/AcrR family transcriptional regulator: protein MDQSAANKHSGRSAQTRQRFIEAAEKLFAERSIDSVSLNEITVAAGQKNRNALQYHFGNRDGLLQAIIDTHSQRVRELRQPFLAAEVASRQSGRHRKAAKALVRPLTDYIEENPSGVYYIKILSQLAILNSPVLNPATTTAISFDNDEALERLFRHALSHLRATEIRRRMFLTISMTFHGIADICRASEADDSSTTLRTRRRMFDQITLAVESLLEAEPLE, encoded by the coding sequence ATGGATCAAAGCGCCGCTAACAAACACTCGGGTCGCTCTGCACAAACGCGACAACGGTTTATTGAAGCGGCCGAGAAACTATTCGCAGAGCGCAGTATCGATTCCGTATCACTGAATGAAATCACAGTGGCAGCCGGGCAGAAAAATCGAAATGCCTTGCAGTACCATTTCGGCAATCGCGATGGGCTGCTGCAGGCGATCATCGACACGCATTCACAGCGTGTCCGCGAGTTACGTCAACCCTTTCTGGCTGCCGAGGTAGCAAGCAGACAGAGCGGCCGTCACAGGAAAGCCGCGAAGGCACTGGTGCGGCCACTCACCGATTACATTGAGGAAAATCCCTCCGGCGTCTACTACATCAAAATTCTCTCCCAGCTGGCCATATTGAACAGCCCGGTGCTCAACCCAGCCACCACAACTGCCATCAGTTTTGACAACGACGAAGCACTGGAGCGGCTATTTCGACATGCACTATCACATTTACGTGCGACGGAAATACGCCGCCGCATGTTTCTGACCATTAGCATGACGTTTCACGGTATTGCGGATATCTGCAGGGCCAGTGAAGCAGACGATAGCAGTACCACTTTGCGCACACGCAGGCGAATGTTTGACCAGATTACGCTGGCGGTCGAATCCCTGCTGGAGGCGGAGCCTCTGGAGTAG
- a CDS encoding DUF3604 domain-containing protein: MTQPRHVITAGLLSRLLCVYLFTLPFTAGAGQAYSEERHPCRFHDEYRQPFFGDLHVHTRYSLDASTQGTLTTPAQAYGFAQGQSLGIQPWDESGLPMRSIRLNRPLDFAMVSDHAELFGEVHMCNTPGFEGHDSWQCGLYRGWSIGAYYLFNFMSSMMASHMSMCGENDTLCKQASVFPWHDTKQAAEAAYDRSDDCSFTSFVGYEWSGMDPLTGGNLHRNILFRNADVPELPLSFIEEPSAERLWRGLERECVGASGACDALAIPHNSNLSAGQMFTGKGDDGSPMTPEYAALRARYEPLLEVMQKGGSSECFYARGITEDELCAFEQQPIDNLAGFDRSPRPDTGFAREVLLQGLAIEAEMRVNPYQFGFIASTDTHLGAAGQVDESGFAGHGGKGVPAVDRLPPGLPDLLMNNPGGLAVLWAEENSRDSLFESLRRRESYATSGPRIISRFFAGWDYPQDLCERQDRIAQAYESGTPMGGRLPSAAAAAPRFMVVAQRDPGTASQPGVPLQRIQIVKGWRTSAGELREAVFDVAGDATNGARVDEASCALSGSGEHTLCAVWTDETFDAEQGAYYYSRVLENPSCRWSQRICVAMGVDCSRPETVGEGLEPCCADGHRKVIQERAWTSPIWYSPAATPEAPPPAGIRPPA; encoded by the coding sequence GTGACCCAGCCGAGACACGTTATTACCGCCGGCCTGTTAAGCAGACTGTTGTGCGTGTACTTGTTCACGCTGCCATTCACTGCGGGTGCCGGTCAGGCGTACTCGGAAGAGCGGCACCCCTGTCGATTTCATGACGAGTACAGGCAGCCTTTTTTTGGTGACCTTCATGTGCATACCCGTTATTCCCTCGATGCCAGCACCCAGGGCACACTGACCACACCGGCGCAGGCGTATGGTTTCGCACAGGGTCAATCTCTCGGTATACAGCCCTGGGATGAATCCGGATTGCCCATGCGCTCGATACGGCTCAATCGTCCACTGGACTTTGCGATGGTTTCGGATCATGCCGAATTGTTTGGCGAGGTCCACATGTGCAACACACCAGGTTTTGAGGGTCACGATTCCTGGCAGTGTGGCCTGTATCGAGGCTGGTCTATCGGAGCCTATTATCTGTTCAACTTTATGTCCTCAATGATGGCTTCCCATATGAGTATGTGCGGTGAAAATGACACGTTGTGCAAGCAGGCATCGGTCTTTCCCTGGCACGATACGAAGCAAGCTGCGGAGGCGGCCTATGACCGAAGTGATGATTGTTCCTTCACCAGCTTTGTCGGCTATGAATGGTCGGGTATGGATCCGCTGACGGGTGGAAACCTGCATCGAAATATCCTGTTTCGTAACGCCGATGTCCCCGAACTGCCACTGTCATTTATCGAAGAGCCCTCTGCCGAGCGGCTTTGGCGTGGTCTCGAACGTGAATGTGTTGGTGCATCTGGTGCTTGCGACGCTCTGGCGATTCCCCACAATTCCAATTTAAGCGCCGGACAGATGTTTACAGGCAAGGGCGACGACGGTTCTCCGATGACGCCCGAATACGCAGCGCTCAGAGCCCGCTACGAGCCGCTGCTGGAAGTTATGCAGAAAGGCGGATCCTCCGAGTGTTTCTATGCTCGAGGAATCACCGAGGATGAACTTTGCGCTTTCGAACAACAACCCATTGATAATCTGGCTGGCTTCGACCGCTCGCCGCGACCTGATACAGGCTTTGCCAGAGAGGTCTTGCTGCAGGGACTGGCTATTGAAGCCGAAATGCGCGTAAACCCCTACCAGTTTGGTTTCATAGCCAGTACCGATACACATCTCGGTGCCGCCGGTCAGGTGGATGAGTCAGGATTTGCCGGCCACGGTGGCAAGGGTGTTCCGGCTGTCGATCGGTTGCCGCCGGGATTGCCGGACCTTCTGATGAACAACCCGGGCGGTCTCGCCGTGCTCTGGGCCGAGGAGAACAGTCGCGACTCTCTGTTTGAGTCTCTCAGGCGTCGTGAAAGCTACGCTACCAGCGGCCCAAGAATTATCAGTCGATTTTTCGCGGGGTGGGATTATCCGCAGGATCTGTGTGAGCGTCAGGATCGCATCGCCCAAGCTTATGAATCAGGCACGCCGATGGGAGGTCGCCTACCTTCTGCCGCGGCCGCTGCGCCGCGATTTATGGTAGTAGCACAGCGGGACCCCGGTACCGCAAGCCAGCCCGGTGTGCCTCTGCAGCGTATCCAGATTGTAAAAGGCTGGAGAACCTCTGCTGGAGAGTTGAGGGAAGCGGTTTTCGATGTCGCCGGCGATGCCACAAACGGTGCGCGGGTCGACGAGGCGTCTTGCGCGTTAAGCGGCTCCGGGGAGCACACACTGTGCGCCGTTTGGACCGACGAGACATTCGATGCTGAGCAGGGCGCCTATTACTATTCCAGAGTCCTCGAAAACCCCAGTTGCCGTTGGAGTCAGCGTATTTGCGTCGCGATGGGTGTGGATTGCAGTCGCCCCGAAACAGTGGGAGAAGGGCTGGAGCCTTGCTGTGCCGACGGGCATCGCAAGGTTATACAGGAGCGTGCCTGGACCTCGCCTATTTGGTATAGCCCAGCGGCTACTCCAGAGGCTCCGCCTCCAGCAGGGATTCGACCGCCAGCGTAA
- a CDS encoding SLC13 family permease: MFEQLLITALFGGLLASLIFTKWPAAWIFVCAMLVAYFTGLVDTQEVLDKASNPGVITLVLLLLVSTGLEKLSWLTRMSDKLIVPSYFGSLLRLGAASAFFSAFVNNTAVVATLANTVRNSKHHPASKLLIPLSYTAILGGTMTLIGTSTNLIVSSFLQDATGTGLAFFDFLSVGFAVTVLGMIALVISSRFLPVRDSDEIDINEYVIEAEVSAHSLLIGKSVLENRLRELEDLFLVEIVRGNHLISPVTPQEHIEAGDKLIFSGDIKQIQALETFDGLQLFALEEGLLRENMKEVIVMPNATIDGKTVKESAFRSVFDAAVVGMRRGGKRLSGKLGNITIEAGDSMMLAVGPDFNERKNLDKNFVITNDSVGEARTTPFQNYLITGVLVLVIVLATLEIVPLIKGVAFLLLCMLITGVISGSELRRRFPFELWLIIASALTLSQALTNAGMVTLMADLLHGYLSVLGPYGALIGIYIGTVLLTELMTNNAAAALSFPVAFGLAESYGVSFMPFVMAVAYGASASFLTPYGYTTNLMVQNLGGYEFKDYTRAGILVSIVYSVTVIVLVPRLFPF, encoded by the coding sequence ATGTTTGAGCAGCTGCTCATCACTGCCTTGTTTGGGGGGCTTCTCGCGAGTCTCATTTTCACCAAGTGGCCGGCCGCGTGGATTTTCGTGTGTGCCATGCTGGTCGCTTACTTTACTGGCTTGGTCGATACCCAAGAGGTATTGGACAAGGCGTCTAATCCCGGCGTCATTACCCTTGTATTGCTGCTGTTGGTGTCAACGGGGTTGGAAAAATTGTCGTGGCTGACTCGAATGTCTGACAAGCTGATAGTGCCGAGCTACTTCGGTAGTCTGCTTCGTCTGGGCGCGGCCTCCGCGTTTTTCTCCGCGTTTGTCAACAACACAGCGGTAGTCGCAACGCTTGCGAATACCGTCAGGAACAGCAAGCATCACCCTGCATCAAAGCTGCTTATACCGCTGTCCTATACTGCGATACTGGGCGGTACGATGACTTTGATCGGCACATCCACCAATTTGATTGTCAGCAGTTTTCTGCAGGATGCTACCGGGACCGGCCTGGCGTTCTTTGATTTTCTCTCGGTGGGGTTCGCGGTAACGGTACTTGGAATGATCGCCCTGGTCATCAGCTCTCGCTTCTTGCCGGTGCGCGATTCCGATGAAATAGACATCAACGAGTATGTTATTGAAGCAGAGGTAAGTGCGCACTCCCTGTTGATCGGAAAAAGCGTGCTTGAAAACAGACTGCGCGAACTTGAGGACCTATTCCTTGTAGAGATTGTGCGTGGCAATCACCTGATTTCCCCCGTTACGCCGCAGGAGCACATTGAGGCCGGCGACAAGCTAATTTTTTCTGGAGATATTAAGCAGATACAAGCACTGGAGACGTTTGATGGACTGCAGTTATTTGCGCTTGAAGAAGGTCTCTTGAGAGAAAATATGAAGGAAGTCATCGTCATGCCCAATGCCACTATCGATGGTAAGACGGTGAAGGAAAGTGCGTTTCGTTCAGTATTTGATGCGGCGGTCGTCGGTATGCGTCGGGGGGGTAAACGCCTTTCCGGAAAGTTAGGCAATATTACAATTGAGGCCGGTGACAGCATGATGCTGGCGGTCGGCCCGGATTTTAACGAGCGCAAAAACCTCGATAAAAATTTTGTTATTACTAATGATTCGGTAGGGGAGGCGCGCACAACCCCTTTCCAGAACTATCTGATTACCGGTGTGTTAGTGCTGGTTATCGTGCTTGCGACACTGGAGATAGTACCCCTCATAAAAGGGGTTGCCTTTCTGCTCTTGTGTATGTTGATCACCGGGGTAATCAGCGGCTCTGAACTCAGGCGGCGCTTTCCCTTCGAGCTCTGGTTGATTATCGCGTCAGCGTTGACTTTGTCCCAGGCATTGACTAATGCAGGAATGGTTACCCTGATGGCCGATTTACTGCATGGCTACCTGTCTGTTCTGGGGCCTTACGGAGCCCTCATCGGGATTTATATTGGCACTGTGCTGCTGACAGAGCTGATGACCAACAATGCTGCAGCGGCGCTGAGTTTTCCGGTGGCTTTTGGCCTGGCGGAGAGCTATGGCGTTAGTTTTATGCCATTTGTTATGGCGGTCGCCTATGGTGCTAGTGCGAGCTTTCTTACTCCTTACGGCTACACAACAAACCTGATGGTACAAAACCTCGGTGGCTATGAATTCAAGGATTACACCCGTGCGGGGATACTGGTGTCGATTGTGTATTCGGTAACAGTCATCGTGCTGGTGCCTCGGCTGTTCCCGTTTTAG
- a CDS encoding redoxin domain-containing protein, which translates to MDEDKSPSNDIMEKVSKIVVGLILVGIIALAWHREFFSELPYNWFAQNFFVSEDTDSFDPGPAIGSHFPGLQAEYEGERLTLLTKFAGAAGTVLVVLRSLAESPLCQQQLLQLEALYPEFSAAGIGLVVISPDEQSVQDTFAAEYGITLPLLSDTSALSTITLGVQDHAYTRTDSKYGTPYPGSLVISKDQKIVGKLFLEKENTRISATATLSFARQLLQH; encoded by the coding sequence GTGGACGAAGATAAGAGCCCGAGCAATGACATTATGGAAAAAGTCAGCAAAATAGTTGTCGGTCTGATTCTGGTCGGAATCATCGCGTTGGCTTGGCATCGAGAATTTTTTTCGGAATTACCTTATAACTGGTTTGCGCAGAATTTCTTTGTTTCCGAGGATACGGACAGCTTCGACCCAGGTCCCGCCATAGGCTCTCATTTTCCAGGCCTCCAGGCAGAATACGAGGGAGAGAGACTAACCCTGTTGACGAAGTTCGCTGGCGCTGCAGGCACCGTGCTCGTCGTTCTTCGCTCTCTGGCCGAGAGCCCGTTATGTCAACAGCAGTTGCTTCAGTTGGAAGCGCTTTATCCGGAATTCAGTGCAGCGGGCATTGGCCTCGTCGTCATCAGTCCCGACGAACAGTCTGTGCAGGATACATTTGCTGCGGAGTACGGTATTACCCTCCCCTTACTATCTGACACCTCCGCACTCTCGACCATAACCCTCGGCGTTCAGGATCACGCCTATACCAGAACTGACAGCAAGTATGGCACACCCTACCCAGGCTCGCTCGTCATTTCAAAGGATCAAAAAATTGTCGGTAAACTGTTCCTTGAAAAAGAAAATACCCGGATCAGTGCCACGGCAACGCTCTCCTTCGCGCGACAACTGCTTCAGCATTGA